A single genomic interval of Streptomyces graminofaciens harbors:
- a CDS encoding DUF397 domain-containing protein — MADALDRDVEKELKERKEREKDELYALDISGVEWLSAPGTEEHEERVEIAYLPGGAVAMRSSLDPDTVLRYTDAEWRAFVLGARDGEFDLEPAPHNGGLEADAQ, encoded by the coding sequence ATGGCCGATGCGCTGGACAGGGATGTCGAGAAGGAACTCAAGGAACGCAAAGAGCGTGAGAAGGACGAGCTGTACGCGCTCGACATCTCCGGGGTCGAGTGGCTGAGCGCGCCGGGTACCGAGGAGCACGAGGAGCGGGTCGAGATCGCGTATCTGCCCGGGGGCGCGGTGGCCATGAGGTCCTCGCTGGACCCGGACACCGTGCTGCGGTACACCGATGCGGAGTGGCGGGCCTTCGTACTGGGGGCGCGCGACGGGGAGTTCGATCTGGAGCCCGCGCCCCACAACGGCGGCCTGGAGGCCGACGCCCAGTAG